A DNA window from Selenomonas sp. oral taxon 126 contains the following coding sequences:
- a CDS encoding radical SAM/SPASM domain-containing protein: MNPLRMMVLSLTGSCNLACRYCYASEQDARTMTWDTARRTIDLAAEGGAPFLLQFSGGEPLLALPLLVQIADYVRGNRIRVRMDIQTNGTLISDEAADFLCNAGIGVGVSLDGRPDVHDPLRCFPDGRGTSSAVIAGIQRLAERGKEIGLTAVVTAENVTALPGVIEMAYYLGNVRRVGFDLLRGQGRGVSVRPAREEDVALAMERVFALCRKLERLTGRHIVIAQAEQAACLAHRVDGGFSHCHAMSGAGIHVDALGRIYACSSFVGDERFLLGDVVHGIDVRRQGELSHEMQRTMAFCRTCTDFLRCGGACYARMAGENAICTAECALKRAAIKEATSNKKQGLHE, translated from the coding sequence ATGAATCCGCTGCGCATGATGGTGCTGAGCCTCACGGGATCATGCAATCTCGCATGCCGCTATTGCTACGCATCGGAGCAGGATGCACGCACGATGACGTGGGACACAGCGCGGCGCACTATCGATCTCGCGGCAGAGGGCGGCGCACCATTCCTCCTCCAGTTCTCGGGCGGTGAGCCGCTGCTCGCACTGCCGCTTCTCGTGCAGATTGCGGACTATGTTCGTGGGAATCGCATACGGGTGCGCATGGATATTCAGACGAACGGGACGCTGATCTCTGATGAGGCGGCGGATTTTCTCTGCAATGCGGGCATTGGTGTCGGCGTCAGCCTCGACGGCAGACCCGATGTGCACGATCCGCTCCGCTGCTTTCCCGACGGGCGCGGGACTTCCTCTGCTGTGATTGCAGGGATTCAGCGTCTCGCGGAGCGCGGGAAGGAGATTGGACTGACCGCAGTCGTCACAGCTGAGAATGTAACGGCGCTCCCCGGCGTCATCGAGATGGCATACTATCTCGGCAATGTGCGCAGAGTTGGCTTTGACCTTCTGCGCGGACAGGGACGCGGTGTCAGTGTGAGACCTGCGCGGGAGGAAGATGTTGCCCTTGCGATGGAGCGCGTCTTTGCTCTGTGCAGGAAGCTCGAGCGGCTTACCGGTCGACACATTGTCATTGCACAGGCAGAGCAGGCAGCATGTCTTGCTCATCGTGTCGACGGCGGCTTCTCGCACTGCCACGCAATGAGTGGCGCGGGCATTCATGTCGATGCGCTTGGGCGTATCTATGCGTGCTCCTCCTTTGTCGGCGATGAACGCTTTTTGCTCGGCGATGTCGTGCACGGCATTGACGTGCGTCGGCAGGGAGAACTGTCGCATGAAATGCAGAGGACAATGGCGTTTTGCCGCACCTGTACGGATTTCCTCCGCTGTGGTGGCGCGTGCTATGCGCGCATGGCGGGAGAGAATGCCATCTGCACGGCGGAGTGTGCGCTCAAGCGCGCGGCGATCAAGGAAGCCACATCTAATAAAAAACAAGGATTACACGAATGA